The Candidatus Omnitrophota bacterium genomic interval AATAAATACCGTCATGCCAGACGGATTTGGTAAGTTTCGGGTCGCGGAAATAACCGTCGAACATCCCGACCGGTTTTTGCTTATCGGTGTGTATAGCTATCTGACCCTCTTCTCCTGCCTGGCAGGATTCCCCCGCGTCGTTTATAAGATCGATGTCGTATCCCGGGGATGGTTTGCCCATTGATCCGGGTTTGGGTTTCATCCAGGGATAAGTGGCGATCGCCACAGTGCATTCTGTTTGTCCGAATCCCTCCATAAGTCTTATCCCGGTGAGTTTAAGGAATTGGGAATAGACCTCGGGGTTCAAAGGCTCCCCTGCGACCACGCAGTATTTAAGACCCTTTAAATTATACCGACCGATGTCTTCTTTGATCAAATAACGGTAGATCGTAGGAGGCGCGCAGAAAGTAGTTATCTCGTACCTGGATATCACCCCAAGCAGGTCCCTGGGTATGAATTTATCATAGTCATATACAAAGACCGCGCTGCCTGCAAGCCATTGCCCGTAGATCTTCCCCCAGGCTGCCTTTGCCCAGCCGGTATCCGCCACTGTTAGGTGCAGACCGTTAAGCGCCACGTTCTGCCAGTATTTAGCGGTGAGTATATGCCCGAGCGGGTAAGTGAAGTTATGCTGGACCATTTTAGGCATTCCGGTTGTCCCGGAGGTGAAATAGAGCAGGAGGATGTCGTTGTTCTGAGAAGCGTTTTTTCCCGCGGGGCGTAAGAATTTATCCGAGGCCTTTTCCAGTTCCCGGGTGAAATCGACCCATCCGGGATGTTGCTTGCCGACGCATACCTTGTGTTCCAGCGTGGGGGAATCTTTCTGGGCGGCATTGATGTTATCGATCACTTCCGGTTCGTCGCAGGAAATGATCATTTTTATCCCCGCGGCGTTATTCCGGTATATTATATCTTTGGTTTTTAAAAGATGTGTGGCCGGGATAGCTATGGCCCCTATTTTATGCAAGGCCAGCAAACAGAACCAGAATTGGTAATGCCGTTTCAAGATAAGCATGACCGGATCGCCTTTTTTTATCCCCAGCCCGTTGAGCAGATTGGCGGTTTTGTCGCTGAAATTTTTTATCTCGCCGAAAGTGAATTGTTCTTCTTGCCCTTTATCGTTGCACCAGACCAGGGCCTTCTTGTGCGGGTTTTCCCGGGCGATCCTGTCGGCCACATCATAGGCGAAATTAAAGTTGCGAGGGACGATGATATTTAAATTATTCGCAAAATCTTCGTAGGAATCAAAATGTCCTTTTACAAAGTTGTTCAGCATTTCAGTTTACCCCGTGTGTTATAAAATAATGGCAAGGAACCTGGCGGGCTTGTTGTTTTGGGCCACCATTGCGTGTTTTATCCCGGAATCGAAGTATAAGGAATCGCCCCGTTTCAAGACGAGTTCGTGCCCGTCAAGGATCACTTTAAGCGTGCCTTCCAGGACATGATCAAATTCCTGCCCCGGATGGGTGTTGAATTTTATCCGGGTTCTGCGCGACCCGGGTTCGACGGTGACCAGGAATATTTCGGCTTTCTTGCGCGAGAAATTATAAGCCAGATCAAGGTATTTGTATTCTTTTCTCCTGTCCACCGAAGGGGCTGTTTCTTTCTTGACCAGGCAATAAGTGTGCAGATGGGGCTGGCCCCCGGTTAAAAGGGCGGTCAGTTCGACGTTGAATTTGCGGCTGATCTCGTACAGGAAACTTACCGGGATGTCGCTTGTTCCGTTCTCGTATTTGCGGTAAAGGCCTCCGGATACTTTTAATTCCCTGGCCAGGTCGCCCGGAGGGATCCCTGATATCTTGCGCAGTTCTTTGATCCTTTCGGCTATCTGTTTTATTTTATCCGACATTATCTCTCCCGGTTAATGTTTTTATATGCGTATAATACCATTATATCCGCGCCGGTTTTTTGTTCAAGGGATTTTGAAAAATATGGATATTGGCCGCCGCGGGATGTATAATAGACCGAAAGCCGCTATATATCCATATTTAAACAATTGCCGGGGGAAGATATGCTGTGTAAGAGGTGCGTATTGCCGGAATTCAGGCCGGATATCTGGTTGAATGAACAAGGCGTATGCAATATTTGCGCGGATTACGAGAAGCAAAAGAGCGCAGCAGGCAATCCGGGGCTGTTGGAATCGGAATTAGTTAAGATCATTGGCAGATACCGGGGGAAGGGCAGATATGATTGTCTGGTAATGTGCAGCGGGGGCAAAGATAGCACCTTGGGGTTGTATTATATGAAGAGAAGATACAAGATGAACCCTCTGGCGTTCACATTCGATCACGGATATGAAAACACCGGGGCCTTGGTAAACATACGCAACGCCGTTGATATCCTGGGAGTTGATTGGTTGTATTTGAAGTCTGATTTTATGAAAGGGATTTTTCGCAAGATTGTGGAGACCGGGTCTGCGGCGCCTATGTGTCATCTTTGCGCGATCTGGTATATGAGGCTGGTTTATGATACGGCTGCCCGTTATAACATCCCGGTCATTGTGGCGGGATGGACCAAGGG includes:
- a CDS encoding AMP-binding protein; the protein is MLNNFVKGHFDSYEDFANNLNIIVPRNFNFAYDVADRIARENPHKKALVWCNDKGQEEQFTFGEIKNFSDKTANLLNGLGIKKGDPVMLILKRHYQFWFCLLALHKIGAIAIPATHLLKTKDIIYRNNAAGIKMIISCDEPEVIDNINAAQKDSPTLEHKVCVGKQHPGWVDFTRELEKASDKFLRPAGKNASQNNDILLLYFTSGTTGMPKMVQHNFTYPLGHILTAKYWQNVALNGLHLTVADTGWAKAAWGKIYGQWLAGSAVFVYDYDKFIPRDLLGVISRYEITTFCAPPTIYRYLIKEDIGRYNLKGLKYCVVAGEPLNPEVYSQFLKLTGIRLMEGFGQTECTVAIATYPWMKPKPGSMGKPSPGYDIDLINDAGESCQAGEEGQIAIHTDKQKPVGMFDGYFRDPKLTKSVWHDGIYYTGDMAWRDEDGYYWFVGRSDDLIKSSGYRIGPFEVESALLEHPAVLECAITAVPDPERGQIVKASVVLTKNYKSCPELVQQLQDHVKKITAPYKYPRIIEFVTELPKTISGKIRRVELRNSGR
- a CDS encoding cupin domain-containing protein: MSDKIKQIAERIKELRKISGIPPGDLARELKVSGGLYRKYENGTSDIPVSFLYEISRKFNVELTALLTGGQPHLHTYCLVKKETAPSVDRRKEYKYLDLAYNFSRKKAEIFLVTVEPGSRRTRIKFNTHPGQEFDHVLEGTLKVILDGHELVLKRGDSLYFDSGIKHAMVAQNNKPARFLAIIL